The nucleotide window AACAGAATAAGGTCCGGCAAAGTTTCAACACCTGATGTTCCACTACAAAGTTCTTCAATCGCATCGTCAATTCCTTGACGGAAGGTGCAACCAATTTTGTCATCATAGAGTTTGTCAATGACACGTTTGACCGCTACTTGATCAAGTTTGCTATCATCTATCATGAGAATCTTAGCTTTACGGCCCATATGCTTTTTAGTACCACTTATGGAATTGCCGTCAAGGTAGTATGTAGGTAAGTAAGTATATTGTTCATGTAGGACGAATGTTTACATAAAGCTAATCGCCGCAGTTTTCATATTCACACATATCTGAGGAGGAGCTATGCATGCTGAAGGGACCCGTCTATTTGATACTACGGGCTTTGTTCCTCGTTGGAATTGCGGAGTCTGGAGCCACGGTCTTGGATGGGTTCACATTGTTTCTGATCTTGTTACCTTTGCTGCCTACTTTCTGATTCCTGCCACAATTGCTTATTTTGCGTTTCAGAGGCGAGACATTCAATTCCGTAGTATCTACATTCTTTTCGGACTATTTATATTGAGTTGCGGAACGGTTCATTTAGTCGAAGCTATTATTTTCTGGGCTCCCATCTATCGATTTTCAGCGTTCGTAAAGTCCATAACGGCAGTGATTTCTGTAGCTAGTCTAGTTGCTTTGTTTTTTGTAGCGCCAAAAGCACTTCGTTTACCGGGATACAAAGCCTTGTATGAAGAGATTCGGGTAAATGAAAACAGATACCGTTCCTTAGTGAGGGCAACAAACGCTGTTGTGTGGACCGCAGATAAAAATGGCGAGCTCGTCACTGTTCAAAACTCTTGGAATGCCTACACCGGTCAAAGCTTTGATAAATCCAAAGGCTTTGGCTGGCTCGACAGGATTCATCAAGATGACCAAAAGAGAGTACAGGAGAGCTGGGAGCAAGCATGCGCAACAGGAGATCAGTATTTCGTGGAAGGTCGAATTTGGAGCGAAGAGCACCATAGCTATCGGCACTTTGAAGCGCGTGCCGTTCCAATAAAAGACACTTCTTCGGAAATCGTCGAATGGGTTGGTGCAATTCGAGACACCGAGGACGAAAAGCTCCTTGAAATAGACAAGATCGATGCCAACGAACTAGCATCTGTTGCCCTCGAGTCTGTGACATGTGGTCTTGTTATTGCGAATCAAAACGGAATAATTAAACGGGTGAACTCTCAACTTACCGATATGCTCGGCTACAATGCAGATGAGATCGTAGGACAGACGATCGAAAAGCTTGTCCCAACGAAAAGCAGAGAAACGCACACAAAAAGTCGTAATCTGTTTTTCGAGAGTCCGAGCAAGCGCGCTATCGGACAGAACCGTGACTTAGTAGCCCTTGCATCCAGCGGTAAGGAAATTCCCGTGGAGGTGGGACTTAACCCCCTACAGTATCGTGGTGAATTGCATGCCGTTGCCACAATCGTTGATATAGCAGAGCGAAAGAGAACAGAAGCTGCCTTAAGGGGATACGCAAACCAGCTCAAGATTGCCAACGAGGATCTCGACCAATTCGTCCACGCGGCATCGCATGATCTAAAAGAACCCATTCGCGGCATCAGTACCTATTGTGGTTTTATTCTAGAAGATCACGCTGAACAGATGAATGCCGAACTTCGTGACATGGTAAAGAAAATCGAAACCCTCGCACACCGAACACACAATATGATCAGCGGCATCCTTAACTTCCGACGGCTACATGAGCAATTAGAGAATTCCCCAGCATGCGAATTACGAGAAATAATTGCCATTGCAAAAGAAACGCTCATAGCACAATTAAGTCATGAGCAGGTATTGTTCAAGATTCAACCTCATCTTCCCGTGGTAATGGGCGCGAAAACAGAACTCGTAAGTGTATTTCAAAACCTGATTAGCAATGGAATCAAATACAACAACAATGAGGAAAAGGTCATTGAAGTCGGCTGCAAATCGTCTGAGGATGGAAAAGAGGCGCTCATATGGCTACGCGATAACGGTATGGGTATCGATAAAAAACACACCGGCAATTTATTTAAACTATTTAAGCGTTTACCAAATGCACGGGGCAAAGAGGAAGGCACAGGTGTGGGCCTAGCCTTTGCAAAGCGCATCATCGAACGTCATGGTGGCACTATCTGGCTTGAGTCACAGGTCAACGAAGGAACTACTTTCTTTTTCACCCTTCCATTAGCGGCACCTGCATAGAAATGGTATACGATTTTGGAAATCAGTTGACGCTAACGGAGGACAATCCATGAAGTACAGCGGCGGATGCCATTGTGGCACAGTTCGATATGAAGTTGAGATGGAGATCGAAAAAGTGATCTCGTGCAACTGT belongs to Myxococcales bacterium and includes:
- a CDS encoding PAS domain S-box protein yields the protein MHAEGTRLFDTTGFVPRWNCGVWSHGLGWVHIVSDLVTFAAYFLIPATIAYFAFQRRDIQFRSIYILFGLFILSCGTVHLVEAIIFWAPIYRFSAFVKSITAVISVASLVALFFVAPKALRLPGYKALYEEIRVNENRYRSLVRATNAVVWTADKNGELVTVQNSWNAYTGQSFDKSKGFGWLDRIHQDDQKRVQESWEQACATGDQYFVEGRIWSEEHHSYRHFEARAVPIKDTSSEIVEWVGAIRDTEDEKLLEIDKIDANELASVALESVTCGLVIANQNGIIKRVNSQLTDMLGYNADEIVGQTIEKLVPTKSRETHTKSRNLFFESPSKRAIGQNRDLVALASSGKEIPVEVGLNPLQYRGELHAVATIVDIAERKRTEAALRGYANQLKIANEDLDQFVHAASHDLKEPIRGISTYCGFILEDHAEQMNAELRDMVKKIETLAHRTHNMISGILNFRRLHEQLENSPACELREIIAIAKETLIAQLSHEQVLFKIQPHLPVVMGAKTELVSVFQNLISNGIKYNNNEEKVIEVGCKSSEDGKEALIWLRDNGMGIDKKHTGNLFKLFKRLPNARGKEEGTGVGLAFAKRIIERHGGTIWLESQVNEGTTFFFTLPLAAPA